A single genomic interval of Litoreibacter ponti harbors:
- a CDS encoding carboxyl transferase domain-containing protein, with protein MKLTSNIATGSDEFRTNEAANLEALRVVTEAAEAAQRGGGDAARDRHTSRGKMLPRDRVANLLDPGSPFLEVGATAAHGLYEGAAPCAGVVAGIGYVSGKMAMIVCNDATVKGGTYYPMTVKKHLRAQEIAEENHLPCIYLVDSGGANLPNQDEVFPDRDHFGRIFYNQARMSAKGIAQIAVVMGSCTAGGAYVPAMSDVTIIVKEQGTIFLAGPPLVKAATGEVVTAEDLGGGDVHTRLSGVADYLAEDDAHALALARRAMESVVQVGDGVSISYPNLGSFEPPAYDPDELLGVVPASLTTPYDIREVIARIVDGSRFDEFKARFGETLVCGFTEICGLQVGIIANNGVLFSEAASKGAHFVELCSQRRIPLVFLQNITGFMVGRQYENEGIARHGAKMVTAVATTSVPKITMVVGGSFGAGNYGMAGRAYQPRFMWSWPNSRISVMGGPQAAGVLATVRRDGIERKGGAWSEAEEAEFKQPVIDQFEEQSHPLYASARLWDDGIVDPRKARNVLALSLRAALNAPIAETRFGVFRM; from the coding sequence ATGAAACTGACCTCCAATATCGCCACAGGTTCCGACGAGTTCCGCACCAACGAGGCCGCCAATCTCGAAGCCCTGCGCGTCGTGACCGAGGCCGCAGAGGCCGCACAGCGGGGCGGGGGCGACGCCGCGCGCGACCGCCATACCTCCCGCGGCAAGATGCTGCCGCGCGACCGGGTGGCCAATCTGCTCGACCCCGGATCACCATTCCTGGAGGTCGGCGCGACGGCGGCCCATGGGCTCTATGAGGGTGCCGCGCCCTGTGCGGGCGTTGTGGCCGGGATCGGCTACGTCTCGGGCAAGATGGCCATGATCGTGTGCAATGATGCCACCGTGAAGGGCGGCACCTATTACCCGATGACGGTCAAAAAGCACCTGCGCGCTCAGGAGATCGCGGAGGAAAACCATCTGCCCTGCATCTATCTGGTCGATAGCGGCGGCGCGAACCTGCCCAACCAGGACGAGGTCTTCCCCGACCGCGATCATTTCGGGCGCATCTTCTACAATCAGGCCCGAATGTCGGCCAAAGGCATCGCCCAGATCGCGGTTGTCATGGGCTCCTGCACGGCGGGCGGCGCGTACGTCCCGGCCATGTCGGACGTCACGATCATCGTAAAAGAGCAGGGCACGATTTTCCTCGCAGGTCCCCCCTTGGTGAAGGCCGCGACGGGGGAGGTGGTGACGGCCGAAGACCTCGGCGGCGGCGATGTGCACACGCGGCTGTCTGGGGTCGCGGATTACCTCGCCGAAGACGACGCGCACGCGCTGGCGCTCGCACGCCGGGCCATGGAAAGTGTTGTACAAGTTGGGGATGGGGTTTCGATTTCTTACCCCAACCTGGGAAGCTTCGAGCCCCCGGCCTACGATCCGGACGAATTGCTCGGCGTCGTGCCCGCCTCGCTGACGACGCCCTACGACATCCGCGAGGTCATCGCCCGCATCGTCGACGGCTCCCGCTTCGACGAGTTCAAGGCGCGGTTTGGCGAGACGCTGGTCTGCGGATTTACGGAAATCTGCGGCCTGCAGGTGGGCATCATCGCGAACAATGGCGTGCTGTTTTCCGAGGCCGCGAGCAAGGGCGCGCATTTCGTCGAGCTCTGCTCGCAGCGGCGTATCCCGTTGGTATTCCTGCAAAACATCACGGGCTTCATGGTGGGTCGCCAATACGAAAACGAAGGCATCGCGCGCCACGGGGCCAAGATGGTCACTGCTGTCGCGACGACGTCGGTGCCCAAGATCACCATGGTCGTGGGGGGCTCCTTCGGGGCGGGCAATTACGGCATGGCAGGCCGCGCCTACCAGCCGCGCTTCATGTGGTCCTGGCCCAATTCACGCATCTCGGTGATGGGTGGCCCGCAAGCCGCAGGCGTGCTCGCCACCGTCCGCCGCGACGGGATCGAGCGCAAGGGCGGCGCATGGTCCGAGGCGGAAGAAGCTGAATTCAAACAACCGGTTATCGACCAGTTCGAAGAGCAGTCTCATCCACTTTATGCCTCCGCCCGGCTGTGGGATGACGGCATCGTCGACCCGCGCAAGGCCCGCAATGTGCTTGCCCTGTCGCTCCGCGCCGCGCTGAACGCACCCATCGCGGAGACACGCTTCGGCGTGTTCCGGATGTGA
- a CDS encoding lysozyme inhibitor LprI family protein translates to MIRALALIAALGATPVAAQDLSADPQRVFACHAATAEGERYPDCLGAASNDCQLKPGGSTTPGIAACIASETQAWDTLLNQEYQATRSTLPQHAEALRTAQRAWIAFRDAECRLTYDRWSGGTIRSVAYANCLLVMTAERALALRDMRPR, encoded by the coding sequence ATGATCCGCGCGCTCGCCCTTATCGCGGCGCTCGGCGCCACGCCCGTCGCGGCGCAGGACCTCTCCGCTGATCCGCAGCGGGTCTTCGCCTGCCACGCAGCCACGGCGGAGGGCGAGCGATATCCCGACTGCCTTGGCGCGGCCTCCAACGACTGCCAGCTCAAGCCCGGCGGCAGCACCACGCCCGGCATCGCCGCCTGCATCGCGTCCGAGACCCAAGCCTGGGACACGCTGCTCAATCAGGAATACCAGGCCACCCGCAGTACGTTGCCCCAGCATGCCGAGGCGTTGAGGACCGCGCAGCGCGCGTGGATCGCCTTTCGCGATGCCGAATGCCGGCTGACCTACGACCGCTGGAGCGGCGGCACGATCCGCTCGGTCGCCTATGCCAACTGCCTGCTGGTGATGACCGCCGAACGCGCGCTTGCGCTGCGCGATATGCGGCCGAGGTAA
- a CDS encoding acyl-CoA dehydrogenase family protein, whose protein sequence is MFTASMTFDLGEDVNALRDMVHRWAQERVKPMAAEIDATNAFPPALWKEMGELGLLGITVPEDDGGAGMGYLAHVIAVEEIARASASVSLSYGAHSNLCVNQIALNGSPEQKVHFLPGLISGAHVGALAMSEAGSGSDVVSMSLKAEKRNDHFRLTGNKYWITNGPDATTLVVYAKTDPEAGSKGITAFLIDKSMKGFSTSPHFDKLGMRGSNTAELVFEDVEVPFENILGEEGRGVQVLMSGLDYERVVLAGIGTGIMAACLDEIMPYMAERKQFGKPIGSFQLMQGKIADMYTAMNTARAYVYEVAKACDRGQVTRQDAAACVLYSSEEAMKQAHQAVQAMGGAGFLADAPVARLFRDAKLMEIGAGTSEIRRMLIGRELMGAMG, encoded by the coding sequence ATGTTCACCGCATCCATGACTTTCGATCTTGGTGAAGACGTCAACGCCCTGCGCGACATGGTACACCGCTGGGCGCAAGAGCGGGTCAAGCCGATGGCCGCCGAGATCGACGCGACCAATGCCTTCCCGCCCGCGCTGTGGAAAGAGATGGGCGAGCTTGGCCTGCTGGGCATCACCGTGCCCGAAGACGATGGCGGCGCGGGCATGGGCTACCTCGCCCATGTGATCGCCGTGGAAGAGATCGCGCGGGCCTCTGCCTCCGTCTCGCTCAGCTACGGCGCGCACTCCAATCTTTGCGTGAACCAGATCGCGCTCAACGGCAGCCCGGAGCAAAAGGTGCATTTCCTGCCCGGCCTGATCTCCGGCGCCCATGTCGGCGCGCTCGCCATGTCAGAGGCGGGCAGCGGCTCTGACGTCGTCTCTATGTCGCTCAAGGCCGAGAAGCGCAACGACCACTTCCGCCTCACCGGCAACAAGTACTGGATCACCAACGGCCCCGACGCGACGACCCTCGTGGTCTACGCCAAGACCGATCCGGAGGCGGGGAGCAAGGGCATCACCGCCTTCCTGATCGACAAATCCATGAAAGGTTTCTCTACCTCGCCCCATTTCGACAAGCTCGGCATGCGCGGCTCGAACACCGCAGAGCTGGTTTTCGAAGATGTCGAGGTCCCGTTCGAGAACATCTTGGGCGAGGAGGGCCGCGGCGTGCAGGTCCTGATGTCCGGCCTCGATTACGAACGCGTCGTGCTGGCGGGCATCGGTACCGGCATCATGGCCGCCTGCCTCGACGAGATCATGCCCTACATGGCCGAGCGTAAGCAGTTCGGCAAACCCATCGGAAGCTTCCAGCTGATGCAGGGCAAGATCGCCGACATGTACACCGCGATGAACACCGCGCGGGCCTATGTCTACGAGGTCGCCAAAGCCTGCGACCGCGGCCAGGTCACCCGTCAGGACGCCGCCGCCTGCGTGCTCTATTCGTCCGAGGAGGCCATGAAGCAGGCCCACCAGGCCGTCCAAGCCATGGGCGGCGCAGGCTTCCTCGCCGACGCCCCCGTCGCGCGGCTGTTCCGTGACGCCAAACTGATGGAAATCGGCGCCGGCACCTCCGAGATCCGCCGCATGCTCATCGGCCGGGAGCTGATGGGGGCGATGGGGTAA